The following coding sequences lie in one Cydia strobilella chromosome 16, ilCydStro3.1, whole genome shotgun sequence genomic window:
- the LOC134748553 gene encoding uncharacterized protein LOC134748553 translates to MDDILLRRLRLINDKLTTDLEIIPDIVNSENLMQAQIAYSKLEASLKRLGSDLIEYFRLASTPASDEICLISEVQLQAEETLAELKVKIDQVTSTNKPSEKLTEPNSSCRLPKLQLPVYSGDVLAWCEFWDVFRSNIDSRNLPEVDKLSYLKTSVAGDAKKAIDGLSTTNANYDIAVSILKERFGKTSHLIDAHYAALYKVKMAKGSAEDCRKTFNEIEKHLKILESLGEDINHNHLRFMLLEKFPSELVYEIKLKVNDESIQELRGQLDRIITAKEDSERISGRKRPHETEDSTVGTLHINAKRAKYANQPQPQHSNQKKQNQQGGFDRRSVQIKKFIGFKKQNKGNRPDQTQTSNKGQSEPQPGPSGEKKEWVCVFCKGNHFNDKCTEATTLVERKKRLGKRCFLCFKLNHFMKDCKIGQGRPGEETVVTVLEEGITTLQTAIVYANPLDDKNKQYKYRLLLDPGSQRSYVTFQTAKELKLPVEEESHLVVFTFGDDPPKEIHSPIVTLQLLSRTNKKIVIRVNCVERISRGYIPNVKMKDLPETYVLADDGSLSGPVQILVGNEYYCNITYEKKVQLDSNLFLIDSALGWIISGRTESQLSDEPYVVTYTQTCIETKLHQPDPPLCDADIKSLWELECIGISDSPRATREEEAIKYFNDTTVNLNNRYTVSWPWITYPPDLPNNFGMAFGRLSSLLKRMDQDTLLAYSDTFKQQLDKGIIEIVPTSRMSMGNLVHYLPFHGVHHRGKPMRIVYDASSKSSKDTKSLNECLYRGPLMLEDLTGLLIKFRTHQIGLTSDIEKAFLQMALHEKDRDVTRFLWLKDTSKPVSQDNLLYLRFCRVPFGVISSPFLLNATIKHHLSKAEDQQVKQKANDIYVDNFVSGSNTTDEAMELYRNLKGSFQDISMSLRDWSSNSKEFMKKVSDTYKKDKVKVLGLEWDIKRDTLQLKPNLQEEAVTKRGVLKTIASIYDPCGYAAPYTLASKLFLQRLWKAGVLWDSPLSSELTEEWNIIRQNLKAIGEVSVDRCYIKTPMERNYQLHCFTDASLQAYAASVFLVCGSKRSFIMGKSRLIPVKDQESLKIPRLELLGVLIGSRLIKFVLKFLQQKIVRQVLWTDSQIVVEWCKSDKLLPPFVARRVEEIRKNKDLEIRYLSTDLNPADVGTRPTCSREDREKWLTGPQFIVEDPKTWPTTTSSGPTSSLLIGEGLGIQEEEPMETVDPDIPDVSLMETRHSATAKEVTAQENDQTPDDKFLRLKEIQAEYFPLEVEGKVTSLSLNLGVFKDIDDLLRCKGRMKHADWSFDKRYPILIPKNSDFTNETIMKIHRENMHVGSLIMY, encoded by the exons ATGGACGACATTCTTTTAAGAAGGCTTAGGCTCATTAACGATAAACTCACTACGGACTTAGAAATAATTCCTGATATAGTAAATTCAGAAAACTTAATGCAGGCTCAAATTGCATACAGTAAATTGGAAGCGTCTCTGAAAAGGCTTGGCAGCGACCTGATAGAATATTTCAGACTAGCTTCGACTCCCGCGTCCGATGAAATCTGCTTAATAAGTGAAGTACAACTTCAAGCCGAGGAGACTTTAGCGGAGCTTAAGGTGAAGATCGACCAAGTGACTTCGACGAACAAACCTTCCGAGAAACTAACAGAACCGAACTCCTCGTGCCGACTTCCTAAACTTCAACTGCCGGTGTACAGCGGGGACGTACTAGCCTGGTGTGAATTCTGGGACGTCTTCAGAAGCAACATCGATTCAAGGAACCTGCCTGAAGTGGACAAGCTATCATATCTTAAGACTTCAGTGGCAGGAGATGCCAAGAAAGCCATTGACGGACTGTCAACTACTAATGCCAACTATGATATCGCAGTTTCGATATTGAAAGAGCGGTTTGGCAAGACGTCTCATTTAATAGATGCACACTATGCTGCACTATATAAGGTTAAGATGGCAAAAGGCTCCGCTGAAGATTGCAGGAAGACATTCAACGAAATTGAGAAGCATCTTAAAATTTTAGAGTCGTTAGGTGAAGATATTAACCACAATCATCTACGATTCATGCTATTGGAGAAATTTCCTTCGGAACTAGTatacgaaataaaactaaaagttaaTGATGAATCTATACAGGAACTCAGAGGCCAGTTAGATAGAATTATCACCGCTAAGGAGGATTCAGAAAGGATCTCGGGCAGGAAACGCCCTCATGAAACGGAAGATAGTACCGTTGGAACTCTTCATATAAACGCAAAACGTGCGAAATACGCAAACCAACCCCAACCACAACACAGTAACCAGAAGAAACAAAACCAACAAGGAGGCTTTGATAGAAGATCGGTGCAGATCAAGAAGTTTATTGGTTTTAAGAAACAGAATAAAGGGAACAGACCGGACCAAACTCAAACTTCAAATAAAGGTCAATCCGAACCTCAGCCAGGCCCCTCTGGAGAGAAGAAAGAATGGGTATGCGTCTTTTGCAAAGGGAATCACTTTAATGACAAATGCACTGAAGCTACTACCttggtagaaagaaagaaaCGACTAGGAAAACGATGCTTCCTATGTTTTAAGTTAAATCACTTTATGAAAGATTGCAAGATCGGTC AAGGAAGGCCCGGTGAAGAAACAGTTGTGACTGTCCTAGAAGAGGGTATTACAACGCTCCAAACAGCAATAGTTTATGCAAACCCCTTagatgataaaaataaacaatataaatatagactTCTTTTAGATCCCGGTTCTCAACGCTCCTATGTCACGTTTCAAACGGCCAAAGAATTGAAGCTTCCCGTCGAAGAAGAAAGTCATTTAGTAGTGTTCACCTTTGGTGATGATCCTCCTAAAGAAATACACAGCCCTATAGTTACTCTACAGTTGCTGTCAAGAACAAATAAGAAGATAGTTATACGGGTTAACTGCGTAGAACGTATTTCAAGAGGGTACATACCTAATGTCAAGATGAAGGACTTACCGGAGACATATGTACTAGCGGATGACGGTTCGTTAAGCGGACCAGTACAGATTCTGGTCGGAAATGAGTACTATTGTAACATAACCTATGAGAAGAAAGTACAATTGGACAGTAACCTGTTTCTGATCGACTCTGCCCTTGGTTGGATAATAAGTGGTAGAACAGAATCACAACTTAGTGACGAACCGTACGTAGTGACTTACACTCAGACTTGCATTGAAACGAAGCTTCATCAACCAGACCCACCTCTTTGTGATGCTGACATAAAGAGCCTTTGGGAACTAGAATGTATAGGTATCAGTGATTCCCCAAGAGCAACTAGAGAAGAAGAAGCGATCAAGTATTTCAACGATACTACAGTTAACCTAAATAATCGTTACACGGTAAGCTGGCCTTGGATAACTTATCCACCTGACTTACCTAACAATTTTGGAATGGCCTTTGGTCGCTTATCAAGCTTATTGAAGCGTATGGATCAAGACACGTTACTAGCGTATAGCGATACTTTTAAACAACAATTAGATAAAGGTATAATAGAAATAGTACCTACTTCAAGAATGTCAATGGGTAACCTCGTGCATTACTTACCTTTCCACGGAGTACATCATCGAGGGAAACCTATGAGGATAGTTTATGATGCTAGCTCTAAGAGTAGCAAGGATACGAAAAGTCTGAACGAATGTTTGTACAGAGGACCACTCATGTTAGAAGACCTCACTGGCttacttataaaatttagaacccATCAAATAGGTTTAACCTCAGATATTGAGAAAGCTTTTTTACAGATGGCGTTGCATGAAAAGGATCGTGATGTTACCAGATTCTTGTGGCTCAAAGATACCTCTAAACCGGTATCTCAGGACAACCTACTATACCTTAGATTTTGTAGAGTACCATTCGGCGTCATTTCTTCACCGTTTTTACTTAATGCAACTATCAAACACCACCTGTCCAAAGCGGAAGACCAACAAGTCAAACAGAAAGCGAATGACATATATGTAGATAACTTTGTATCGGGTTCCAACACTACGGATGAAGCGATGGAGCTCTACAGAAACCTAAAAGGGTCTTTTCAAGATATTTCAATGTCACTCAGGGATTGGAGTTCGAATTCTAAGGAATTCATGAAGAAGGTTTCtgatacatataaaaaagataAAGTAAAGGTACTTGGGTTAGAATGGGACATCAAAAGGGATACTCTTCAGTTGAAGCCTAACTTGCAAGAGGAAGCGGTAACAAAAAGAGGAGTACTGAAGACTATCGCATCAATCTACGATCCATGTGGTTATGCTGCACCCTATACCCTAGCGTCTAAACTTTTTCTACAAAGACTTTGGAAGGCTGGAGTATTATGGGACTCACCGTTATCAAGCGAACTAACGGAAGAATGGAACATAATCCGACAGAATTTGAAAGCCATTGGAGAAGTGTCGGTGGACAGATGCTACATAAAGACACCAATGGAAAGGAACTACCAACTACACTGTTTCACAGATGCCTCTCTACAGGCTTATGCAGCATCAGTTTTTTTAGTTTGCGGTTCAAAGAGAAGTTTCATTATGGGAAAATCCCGTCTGATACCGGTAAAAGACCAGGAGAGTCTCAAGATACCCCGTCTGGAACTTTTAGGAGTACTGATTGGCAGTAGGCTAATAAAGTTCGTTCTTAAGTTTCTTCAGCAGAAGATAGTAAGGCAAGTCTTGTGGACCGACAGCCAGATTGTTGTAGAATGGTGCAAATCTGATAAACTGTTGCCACCCTTCGTTGCCAGGCGGGTAGAAGAGATCAGAAAGAATAAAGATCTGGAGATCAGATACCTTTCAACAGACCTGAATCCAGCAGACGTAGGCACCAGACCCACCTGTTCGAGAGAGGACAGAGAGAAATGGCTGACTGGTCCACAATTTATAGTAGAAGATCCTAAGACGTGGCCAACTACAACTAGCAGTGGACCAACCAGTTCTCTCTTGATTGGGGAGGGTCTTGGAATCCAAGAAGAAGAACCGATGGAAACAGTTGATCCAGACATACCCGATGTTAGTCTGATGGAAACGAGACATAGTGCAACCGCAAAAGAAGTAACCGCACAAGAAAATGATCAGACGCCAGATGATAAGTTTCTAAGGTTGAAAGAAATTCAAGCTGAATACTTTCCTCTAGAGGTAGAAGGAAAAGTAACTAGTTTAAGTTTGAATTTAGGCGTATTTAAAGACATAGATGACTTACTAAGATGTAAAGGTCGTATGAAACATGCAGACTGGTCATTTGATAAACGCTACCCTATACTTATACCGAAAAATTCAGACTTCACCAACGAAACTATAATGAAGATTCATCGAGAAAATATGCATGTTGGC AGCCTGATCATGTACTAA
- the LOC134748169 gene encoding uncharacterized protein LOC134748169 has protein sequence MGKCITMETSNKDPTSQGTVTKDNLIKGWKKAQIILREFKEMFENRYLLNLRERYSHHPKEPRVTSKLEPKIGQIVQIKGDTRNRINWKVGKIVSLRESADGLCRVATVRVGDTEYTRSITHLYPLEIEEGEEHCKQTSPYNESAEEPLQLPDLPPPSCGNVDVQDVAESPSEQRFTPVTARDDPEEEVLPYASPVEERSSFKQVVESTSSKLNEPKPKSMSEPEPLAVVDPEYYDHTDPELHHLEEIAPEGQEDESRPKRAAALRALEKIKEWTSNLVAVLLPEAGSVATDANL, from the coding sequence ATGGGAAAGTGTATTACTATGGAAACGTCGAATAAGGATCCTACGTCACAAGGGACGGTGACTAAAGATAACCTAATTAAAGGTTGGAAGAAAGCACAGATAATTCTACGAGAGTTTAAAGAGATGTTTGAGAACAGGTACCTCCTAAATTTGAGAGAAAGATATTCCCACCACCCTAAAGAACCTAGGGTGACTTCAAAGTTAGAACCGAAGATAGGTCAAATCGTGCAGATTAAAGGTGACACGAGGAATAGGATCAACTGGAAAGTTGGGAAAATAGTATCTTTAAGGGAAAGCGCCGATGGATTATGTAGGGTTGCCACGGTACGAGTAGGAGATACCGAATACACAAGATCTATCACGCATCTCTACCCTTTAGAGATCGAAGAGGGAGAAGAACACTGTAAACAAACATCACCTTATAACGAAAGCGCAGAAGAACCTCTGCAGCTTCCTGACCTTCCACCTCCATCTTGCGGGAACGTTGACGTCCAAGACGTTGCTGAGTCTCCTTCTGAACAAAGATTCACTCCAGTAACAGCTAGAGATGATCCAGAAGAAGAAGTTCTACCCTATGCCTCGCCAGTAGAGGAAAGGAGTTCCTTCAAACAAGTAGTAGAGTCTACATCTAGTAAGTTAAACGAGCCTAAGCCTAAGTCTATGTCCGAACCAGAACCACTCGCGGTCGTCGACCCCGAGTATTACGACCACACTGATCCCGAGCTACACCACTTGGAGGAAATTGCGCCAGAAGGACAAGAAGACGAATCAAGACCTAAAAGAGCCGCAGCTCTTCGGGCCCTTGAAAAGATTAAAGAATGGACCAGCAATCTAGTCGCTGTGCTTCTGCCTGAGGCGGGGAGTGTCGCGACAGACGCGAATTTATAA